From a region of the Gossypium raimondii isolate GPD5lz chromosome 10, ASM2569854v1, whole genome shotgun sequence genome:
- the LOC105775743 gene encoding cation/H(+) antiporter 15 encodes MASTTPNATLVSSTVCVFLNKNLHYNSMFWKENPLNHVFPVLMLQVILSVLVFRVIHVILRPLKQPKLVCHLLAGVILGPSVLGRNKTYMESMFPAKEEVVIATLSQVASNLYTFIVCIKMDTIMLTRAAKHTWKLGVCCLAFPIVLIVSVDMAKQRFFPGLNPGNPFPVQFSVVSSLSYFIVVTRALDELNLLSSELGRISSSITMLNEMVSAAFVIIGVATVQKEAKSAFLAILSLCSFIVFSLFVVRPMLYWVIKQTPKGKPVKESYVVTILLSTFVMGVTTDAIGASFGGAFMVMGFITPDGPPLGTTIIRKSELILHEFFLPLFFVRIGYFTDLSAIQNWGECATFATIVIMGYIGRLIACLVFASSMNMRKSTAVLLSLVLSLQGIVELIQSIQWKHLQLIDDQTYATSVVSIIVVNAIITPIIEILYKPAVENFDVLRLGTRSLGTTSNVGELRIITCIQDEDNVPSIISLLEALNPQEISPLCAYVIHLVAVASQSVPTLAPYKNHLRKFVRPSVSDNIIRAFLNYSEHSKGPVQIQPFQMISPYKYMHQPISRLSDRIHAPLIIVPFFKSEEAHNIDGTLRIFNTNIQATAKCTVGLLVDRGLRSSILTTFSYNMAVIFISGGDDREALALASRASCQTNVSITVFRINLGGTYTLEDQIEKEADNALFRDFEAMNLNNGRVECLEWMADDVEEVMKALRSLKSGYDLVVVGKHHANPELQALESWVQYSELGVIGDAIATLDFSGGKMSVLVLEHHHRHDDNQRKFDNCSYFSFT; translated from the exons ATGGCTTCAACTACACCAAACGCAACGCTGGTTAGCTCTACAGTATGCGTCTTCTTGAATAAAAACCTGCATTACAATAGCATGTTTTGGAAAGAAAACCCTTTAAACCACGTCTTCCCTGTCTTAATGCTTCAAGTCATCTTGTCTGTACTCGTCTTTCGGGTCATCCATGTTATTCTTAGACCATTGAAACAACCTAAACTTGTCTGCCATCTCTTG GCTGGTGTGATTTTAGGACCTTCTGTTCTTGGTCGTAACAAAACATACATGGAAAGCATGTTTCCAGCAAAAGAAGAGGTGGTAATTGCAACATTGTCACAAGTGGCGTCTAATTTATATACTTTCATCGTATGTATCAAAATGGATACAATAATGTTAACAAGAGCAGCCAAACATACATGGAAACTTGGTGTATGTTGTCTTGCTTTTCCTATTGTACTCATTGTTTCGGTTGACATGGCGAAACAACGTTTCTTCCCCGGTTTAAACCCCGGAAATCCGTTTCCGGTCCAATTCAGCGTCGTCTCGTCGTTGAGTTATTTCATCGTTGTTACGCGTGCTTTAGACGAACTCAATCTTTTAAGTTCCGAGCTAGGACGAATTTCTTCGTCTATTACGATGCTTAACGAGATGGTTTCAGCCGCTTTCGTTATCATCGGGGTCGCTACGGTGCAAAAAGAAGCCAAATCCGCTTTCCTCGCCATCCTTTCTTTATGTTCGTTTATAGTGTTTTCGCTCTTCGTGGTACGACCGATGTTATATTGGGTTATCAAACAAACACCTAAAGGGAAACCTGTGAAGGAATCTTATGTCGTAACGATATTACTGTCGACTTTTGTAATGGGAGTGACCACGGACGCTATAGGAGCGTCGTTTGGTGGGGCGTTTATGGTAATGGGATTTATTACACCAGACGGACCGCCGCTCGGGACGACGATTATACGGAAAAGCGAACTTATTCTTCACGAgttttttcttccattgttcttCGTTAGGATCGGATATTTCACCGATTTATCGGCAATACAAAATTGGGGGGAATGTGCGACTTTTGCAACAATTGTTATCATGGGATACATAGGAAGGTTAATAGCATGTCTTGTGTTTGCTTCATCTATGAATATGAGGAAAAGCACTGCCGTTTTGCTTAGCCTTGTTTTGAGCTTACAAGGTATTGTTGAATtaattcaatccattcaatgGAAACACCTTCAG CTAATAGATGATCAAACATATGCAACATCTGTGGTTAGCATCATTGTGGTAAATGCCATTATAACCCCAATAATAGAAATCTTATACAAACCGGCGGTGGAAAATTTCGATGTGCTCCGACTAGGCACCAGGTCGCTCGGGACAACATCGAACGTCGGCGAGTTACGTATCATTACATGCATTCAAGATGAAGACAATGTCCCAAGCATCATTAGCCTACTTGAAGCATTGAACCCACAAGAAATTAGTCCCTTATGTGCCTATGTGATCCATCTTGTCGCGGTAGCTAGCCAAAGTGTTCCAACATTAGCCCCTTACAAGAACCACTTACGGAAATTCGTCCGACCGAGTGTCTCCGACAATATCATCCGAGCTTTCCTTAACTACTCTGAACACTCGAAAGGACCGGTTCAGATTCAGCCCTTTCAAATGATTTCGCCATATAAGTACATGCACCAACCGATTAGTCGGCTCTCCGATAGAATACATGCACCACTAATTATAGTACCATTTTTTAAAAGCGAAGAAGCACATAACATTGACGGTACGTTGCGCATTTTCAATACTAACATCCAAGCCACGGCGAAATGCACGGTGGGGTTACTTGTTGACCGTGGGCTAAGGAGCTCGATTTTAACCACTTTTTCCTACAACATGGCGGTGATTTTCATCAGCGGAGGCGACGATCGAGAGGCTTTAGCGTTGGCGAGTCGCGCTTCGTGTCAAACGAATGTTTCAATTACGGTCTTTAGGATTAATTTAGGAGGGACTTATACATTAGAAGatcaaatagaaaaagaagCGGATAACGCTTTGTTTAGAGATTTTGAAGCTATGAATCTAAACAATGGTCGTGTTGAGTGTCTTGAATGGATGGCGGATGATGTTGAGGAAGTAATGAAAGCACTTCGGTCATTAAAAAGTGGATATGATCTCGTTGTTGTAGGGAAACACCATGCGAACCCGGAGTTACAAGCGTTGGAGAGTTGGGTGCAATATTCGGAGCTCGGGGTTATTGGCGACGCCATAGCAACGTTGGATTTCTCCGGGGGGAAGATGTCGGTTTTAGTGTTGGAACATCATCATCGTCATGATGATAACCAACGAAAATTTGATAATTGTAGTTACTTTTCTTTTACCTAG